From the Campylobacter volucris genome, the window TTATCTAGTGAAATTTGTGAAATATTTTTAAATTCATCTTCTTTTAACCCTAAGATATCAAAACCACCACTTACATTTCTAATGGCAGTTTTTAGTGCATACATGGTATCATCTAGAGTAATTTTTGCCACCTTCACAGGATCATTTTTATATATTTGACTTAAAATATTACTTTGCATACTCATAAACTGACCAAATTGCTTAGAAAGTTGCTGTGCATAAGATATATTTGATTCTTTGGCAGCTTGTTGTATGGCTTTGATTTGCTCATTAATCAATTCATTATCATTGGTATTTAAAAAACTTTTTAATAATGCATTTGGCACAGCTGTATCTACAAGAGAATTGCCACTATATTTTCCAGCGTTTATTTCGTATTTGTCTAAATTTGCCCCTAACTTTTCTAATAATGCATATTGATTATCTAAGAATAAATTTAATTCTTTTATCTTTCTATCGTTTATATTTTGATATTCAGTCCAACTTTTTTTACTAAACCACCCTTTCTTTTGATAGTCAATGTAGCTTTGCAAATTTCCTTGTGAAAAATGATCTTTAAAATTTATATCTTGCCAAAGTCTTAGACCACTTCCGGTAGCTTTAGTTTTTCCAAAAATTCCACCTATAACACTACCTAAAAGACCGCCTACCAAAGTACCTATACCAGGAGCTATTAAAGAACCCAAAACTCCTCCTATAGCACCACCACTTCCAGCATGAGTATCAGCTTTAAATAACATATCTCCAAGCTTTCCTATACCATAACCTAAAAGACCACCACTTAATGCATTAGTAGCTAAACCACCAACAAAGCCTAAAGTAGAACCAATACCACCGGCTAAAGCTCCATTTATACCGCCAATACCTAAAGAACTCCATAAAGCACCAGAACTAAAAGAAGTTAAAGCAGTCCCTCCAAAAAAACTACCAAGATATGCACTTCCTAAACTTAAAATATTGCTTCCTAGTGTTCCTATATTTTTTATTAAATTAGAAAAATTTTGAAACACAGAAGTAAAACTATCACCAATACTGCTAAAATTAAAACTACTAAAACTTTGTATTTTTTCAAATGTAGAGCCACTTAAAATACCTTCTAATGCATTAAATCCACTTAGCACATTAGATACACCATTTAACACATCTTGTCCCTTTTTAACCTCTCCATTAGAAGATATAATAACTTCTTTACCATCTATAACACCTGTAAAATTTCCATTATTATCTTTTTTTAAACCTAAATCTTGAGAAATTAAACTAACATTTTGATAAGAATTGTTCGCACCCATTAATGAATTTGTAAAAATTCCTGATATTGATCCGCTGATAGAACTAATAGCAGGTGATAGCATATCCATAGCTAAAGATTTACCTAAACCTATGAATAATTCTTTTAAATTTTTTATTTTTCCTTCTATAAAATCAAAAAAACGACTTTCTATGGTTCTTTGCATATTTGCTATCATCTTAAGATAATCATTTTCTACATTTTTAAATGTTTTTGATGCATTTTTTTCTACATTTAAAAAAGCTTCTTTTTGTGTCTTTATAAGTTTTTGGAGATCTTCCTTGTCTAAAATATCTATAAATTTCTCTCTTAATTCTATTTCTTTTAAAGCCCAAGCTTCTTGTTTTTTACCAACGCTTTCATAAAATTCAAGCATTAAGCTCTTATAGGATTGAAATTCTTTTTGACTTTCTTTTAAATCAAGATCTATAATCATTTCTTCTTTGGCTTTTTGTATAGTTTTACCATCAAAACCTATTTCTTTAAAATGTTTTAATTTTTCATTGATAGATTCCAAGCTTTTTTCATACTCACTCATAGTGATTTGTGAAAGTTCTTTGAGTGCTTGATTTTGCTCTTTTATGATTTGAGTATGCTTTTCTTGAGCAAGTTTTGCTTTTTCTTCTTGATCTAGTATTTTTTTAATCTCATCAGCTTTAGCAGCATGAGCTAATGCATTAGATATAATGTTTACCTGCTCTACTAATGCGCTATTTTGTTCCCAATTGTTAATACTTACAAGTTCTAATAATTTTTTGTTTAAATCATCTAAAGCTTTATTTGTTTTTTCTAACTCTTGGCTTTCTATTTTTGGAATTTGAATTTTTGTTATTAATTCAACTGCGTCCTTTAACTCTTTATTGAGTTTTTCTACACTATTTAGTTTTACCTCCTCTTTTGCATTTTGCTTAATTTTTTCATCTAAAAATGCTATTTTTTGAGCAATATTTGCTATCTCTCTTGCATCTTCAACGCTTTGTTCTCTAATAGCCCCCATAAAAGAAAAATCTATTTTTTGCAGATAAGAGATTGCCTTTTTATAATCATCTCCTATAATTTCAAATGAATATTCTTTTAAAAAATTTCCTATTGTGTTTTGAAAACTTCCAATATCTGATATGCTTTTTAACTCTTTTTCTAATTGCTCTTTTTGTTTTTTTAAATCCTCTATATCTAAAATTTCAATTCTTCTTTTAAAAGAAGAATTTAACTTTTCTGTTTTCTCATACGCTTTATCCAAAGCATCTTCTATAGCAAACAACCTTTCTATTAAAACTAAAGGTATAGCATTCTTGGCAACATTTGATAACGCTTTAAATCCCCTAGATAAAACAATAGTTCTTTTATTTATTTCATTTATACTTTGAGTGTTAGAAAGCAACCCAACTCTTTGTAGATATAAAGCATTTTTAGTATCTAGTATTGAAGCTTTTAGTTCTAAAAATCCTTTAGATAAAATCGGAGCTATTTTAGAGTATGCCTTTAAGCTAGCAAAAGCCAAAGAAACATTAATAAGTATAGGTGTTAAACTCTGAAAAGTTTTAATAAAACTAGAAATACTATCTTTATTTTCTTCCATGTAAATATTTAGTTTTAACAAGCTTTCATTTACACTTTCAAATATAGGCTTGCTCAGCTCTATTTTTAATTTATCTATATTTGACTTTAGAAGTCTAACATTATCCTCATATCCTCCAAGAGCTAGCTGAGCAATCTTAACATTTTCACTTGTTTTTTGAATAATTAAATTATAAAGATTACCACTTGCATTAGCTTCCTTAATAGCTTCATTAGTAAGTCCGATTTGTTTTAAAAACCTACCAAGATCAGAACTTGATAATACAGCTCCATCTCCAAGACCATCTATTGTCATTTTCAGCTGCTCGACTCCAAGACCTGATATTTTAAGAGTTTGCATTAAATTTTCAAAAGATTTTATACTTTCATCAAAATTCATATTTTTTGAAGCACCTGCGTAAAAACTAGAAAAAATATCTGCTAAATCCGATACAGCATATCCTGACTTAGCAGATAAATTATTAAACTGTTCTAATGTTTTAGAACTTTGTTTTAATGACAATTGATATTTTTCTTGTATATTTAATGTCTTACCAAAAGATGCAACATTAGATGAATTTACCGCTATTAAGGAAGCTATATTCTTCTTTGTTTTTTCATATTGAGCATTTAATTCTATAAAAGATTTGGCATAATTACTCACGCTATCAAACATAGCTTTATAACCATGATAACTTTGCACAAAATGTGCATTCATATCCAATACAGCTTTAGATAGACCCAAAAAGTTTTCTTTGGTATCTTTTGTTTTTTGATTTAGATTAACAAAGCTTTGATTTAGTTTATTAACACTAACCACTCCTTTATTTGTATCAACACTTATGCCAACTTTTACATTTTTTGCCACTTTAATTTCCTTTTATATTTAATTTAGCTAGAATGAAAACAAAAAAAGGTATTAGAATGTTTTTTTACTCTTATGAACCACTTACTTTTATAACTTTGCTGTTTTTGCTTGTGGTGTTTTTTATGGCTAAAACTAAGAGTAAAAAAGAATTTAAAGAAAAGATTATTAATAAAGAACTTGCTAATTTTACCAAAGCCGTCCATATTTTTCTTAAAGAAAACAAACCCCAAATTGTTCTGCTTAGCGCAAGAGCTATGCAATTTGGTATAAAAAACAATCTTTTTAATCACGATATAAAAGCTCAGTTTTGTCAAATTTTGCAAGAAAACCCAAATGAAAAAGAATTTATCGTGGAGATTGATCATAATTTATTATCCTAAAAGTTCTAAAAAATCTAAACCTAATTTTTTTAAATCTATATTTTGATTTGTATTAGCACTTTGCTTAATTGATGGCTTCAAATACTCACTTAGTAAAAAATCTTCACATTTATTTTTAGCTCCCATAAAAGATGCGATCATACTAAGCAAAATGCTCATTTGTATTTCATTTCTATCGCAAGCTAAAGGCTCATTAGACAAAAACTCCATCCACTCATTAAATTCTGCTTGGGTAATGCTTTGCTCTAGTTCGCCTATTGTCTTTCCTAATGCAAGGGCTAGGCGATATTTTAATCGCCCTTGCTCTCTTGCTTTGGGACTTCTACACTAAAAGTTAAAATTTCATCAGCTATTTTAGAAATAACAGCGAGTGCAGTTTGATTAAGCTGTGTGATTTCTTTTTTACTTAACCTTGGCTCTACAAGTCCTTTTAAGACAACTTCAGTTCTAAAATTAGAATTGTTGCTTATAGCTTCTATATTGATTTCATTAGTATCATCGCTATCTTTTTTAAATTCTATTTTGTGATTTTTCATAAGCTCATATTGCTCTAACATAGAAAGTTGTTTTATGGTTATTTTTTCATCAATACCATCAACTTTTATTTCTTTTGTTTTAAGAGAGTTATTTTGTAAAAAATCTTTTAAATTCATTTTCTTCTTCCTCTTGGTGCAAAATTATTATTATTAAAAACTTCTTCTGTGGCAGCTGAAGCTACTCCGCTACTTGAATCACAAGTATATTTTTTTCTTATATCTTGATTTGCTGGATATGTAAGCGTTAAAGGATTTGGATAAAAATAAATTGTTTTACCTTTTAACTCCTCATAAGTTTGCCCCTGAGTTGGCTCATTTTGAGTCTCATGAATAATATTTTCTTCATTTTCTTTTTCCCATTTGCTATCTTGTTCTTGTTCACT encodes:
- a CDS encoding phage tail assembly protein T, with amino-acid sequence MGELEQSITQAEFNEWMEFLSNEPLACDRNEIQMSILLSMIASFMGAKNKCEDFLLSEYLKPSIKQSANTNQNIDLKKLGLDFLELLG